From the Vulpes vulpes isolate BD-2025 chromosome 15, VulVul3, whole genome shotgun sequence genome, the window TCACCTGTACGTGGCGCCGTTGAGCTCCGGATGGATGGCCTGCTGGTCTATTACTGACCAGGGAGCTGTGGTGACAAAGAATTCCTTGTTCACGCAGTTTCTTAAGCTTTCGGGGATGCGACCTGGAATAGGACGATTAAAATTAATCATGTATGTTTTTAAGGTCACAGTGTGTGATGTATTACACTCAGCAGCTGCTGCTGGGGAGCCCCCGTCAGTGTCTGAGCCCAGAGTCCCAGCTCTTCCCCCGCAGTGAGGGGCCTGGCCCTTTCATTTGCAGGGAAGGGGCAACGTGGCGGGGCCCACGCACTGCGCTCTTCACACCGGCCCCCAGCGGGAGCAGAAAGGAGCCTCCCTCCAGCTCCCACAGTGGGGGCGCTTGCGCTTGGCTGCCTGAAAAGGgaatccaggggcgcctgggggctcagcggttgagcctctgccttgggctcagggcgtgaccccgggttcctgggatccagtccccgcatcaggctccccgcacagagcctgcttctccctctgcttatgtctctgcctctctctgtgtctctcttgaatacagaagtcaagtctttaaaaaacaaaaacaaaaaaagggagaaTCCGTCTCCTCCAAAATTAAGGTCAGGGCTTGGATTAACAGTCCAGCTCCTTCAAAATGTCATCAACAGGATCCCTAAAAACTCCACCTGCCTGCAGTGGGGGTGACAGCAAGCCTGTCGCCCCCTTCACCCCCGGCGCCGGCTGGAGGGCTCACCTGTGATTGCCCGGCGGATCTCGGTGGCGGCTGCCTCCCTCATCTCTAGTGAGGCTTGCTCACTGTACCACGCTGTGTGCGGCGTACAAATGAGATTCGGCGCATCTTTCAAGGGACCCTGAGCAAAGCTAGAGAAGTGCAGAAAAACAAGCGAATGAGAAGAGTGGAGGaggcctccccaccctgctcatcTAAAGGGAGCTCGTGGCCATGCAGACAGCGGCCAGGGTATTGGCGTAGAGGCACGCGGGCAGTAGGACACTTCCGCGAGGCTGGGAACCGAAGAACGTACCTACCCATCAGAACGTTTATAGTCCGTGTCGGGAGTGATCGGGGGCTCAGACGGGAGGCGCCCTCCGCTCCAGACCCTCCCACGGCTGCCCTTCCTTTCAGACACTTCCTGACGCCCCTGgtggccctctggcccttccccGAGGGCTCTAGGCACAGCACGGAGGCCACCACTCGGGTCGCACGCCCGGCGACAGCCCAGCACACCCACCTGAAAGGCTCCGATTCGTGCACGTCGAGGGCGGCCCCTCGTATCCTGCCTTCCTTGAGGGCCTGGGCCAAGGCTTTCTCATCCACCAGCCCGCCGCGGGCCGCGTTCACCAGGAAGGCTCCTTGCCTCATCTGTGGGAGCAAGGGAAGGCCGTCAGAGGCCGCCACGGAGGGAGGCCTGCGGTCTGGCTCCTTCGTGGGCGGCCGGGCCTGGCCGTTCCCGCAGCGCGTCCCCGAGGGCCTGGAGGCCCTAAGGCGGGCGGCAGGCTGGAGCGGTGACCGGTCACTGGCCCGTTGCTTCTTGGAGGCCAGACCCCATCGAGACGGGTCCCCGCTGGCTCCTCACCGACGTCCTTCCCTTCTCACCAGAGCGTTTGCAGGCCACCTCCCATCCCCCCCTTTTGTTTTGATGGAAGTTTCCAGGGGCTGAGGGTGTCTCTGTCCAGTTACCTGCTTTATAGTAAAGTCATTGATGAGGTGGTGGTTATGTTCGTTGAGATTACAGTGCAAGGAGACGCAGTCGCTCTGATACAGTAAGTCCTGCAGGGTGTAGACCCTCTGCACGCCCAGGGACCGCTCTATCCCATCCTGCAAGTAGGGGTCATAAAATATGACGCTGAATCCAAAGGCCTTGGCTCGAACAGCAACCGCCTGCCCCGTGCGACCTGTGCAGAGAGAGAGCGTCCAGGTGAGCGAGTCCGCGGTCCCGCCCGCCGCGGCCTGCAGCTTCCGGGCCCGGGGCCTGCACCTGCCGGAGGAACCCGTGCCCGGGGCGCGGAGGTGCAGGCGCCGGCGCGTCTCCTTAGCTTCCCGGGCGAGGAGGCCGGGCTTGTTGTTTGCACTGGGCGTGTGAGCGCGCGGACGTTCCTATGACGTACGTGTTCCAACGTCAACACAGCTAGACACTGTTCCAGTGAAGCCACGTGCCCTTCCTGCCCAGTCCCGGCCATCAGCGTGCCGGCCCCGTGTCCCTGCGTGCGCAGCAGGCTTCTCCACCTGAGCTTCCTTTCCTGAGACGCCGAGGGCAGTAGCAGAGAACGTTCTCTTGCCAATCAGCACTGGGTTTGCTCACGGAAGGGGCGAAGTGATCACAACTGACCGCACTGAGCACCGCAGAGCGGCGTGAGCACCGACTGGCacggggccagggtggggggtgacGGCGGGCCCGGGGTGGCGCTCTGACGGGGAGGGAGGCCAGGCGACCCTCAGGCCTGCAGGCTGGCCCCGACCTGCCAGGGGAGGAGCCCCGTGCCCTTCCGTAGGTCAGCAGCCCACGCCACCTGACAGGACACCGAGCCCCCGGGCTCCCAAGTGGCTGTCACCTGCACAAACCCACTGAAGCCCATGGCCAGCGCCCCCTACTCCCCAGCGCTGTTTTCGGCTTGAAAACAAAGTAGTCTGCGTGATGCTGGGACGGCCCGTCTGGGAAGTGTGTGGAATCCACCTTTATCTGAGACCAGTGCTCAATGGtgcgggggagggagagggaaccaGGAGGTGTCCCTTCCCAAACCAGCAGCCCACACGAGGGCACCAAGGTGGTGGATTGTCTCCCGCTCCTGCTGGGCTTCAATCTAGGAGGGCAGCACGGAGGCAACGGCCTGGGCGGGAGGCGGAGGTTTAACGAGGTCGTTGTGCTGGAGAGGGCCAGCTGCAGGGCAATCCGCGGGTGCTtctgccccctgcccgcccccttcAGTGTCACCACTTGGATGCAGGGAACCAGGGACCGTAGCCACACAAGCCACACACCCCGGTGGGGAGGGAGGCCTGAGAACGGTGACAACGGTGAcaaggtggggggaagggcaccATCGGCTGCATCAGCCCCGTGGCGGACCTCGAGGATGGGACTCCCGACCCCATCACGGGGCCGCAGGGAGCTCTGGGCCAGCGCACGTGCACCCCTGCCCCACTTCAGGGGCCCTCAGCCGCCCTCTCCACCTCCACGCCCGGCACGTGGCTTCCAGATGGGGCCTCCCAGCTGCGGCTCCGGGGTGAGGGCAGGATGGCTGCCTGGGCCTGGCTTTTCCACGGTCTTTGCCCTTCGTAAAGCCCCCACCCCTCATCCTTTCACTGGCGTCTACATCGGCCACGAGGTTCTCCTACGTTTCTACGGGACCTAGCGCCTCCCTTAACAGTTACTGACGTCGCCGACACCGAGCCTCGCGGAAGCCGACCCTCCTGGCCTGAAAACACAAAGTACCGAGGCCACTGGCTGCCTTTCCCTTCCAATTCTAGTACGTTCCCACCTTGGTGGCGGCCCTCGGGCACCAGCCCGGCCTGGGCCACAGCGGGGCGCCGCGTCCTGTCCGTCTACACTTCTGGAAGGCTGCAGGCCGACCTCACACCCGAGGGCACACGGGGCCGGGCGTGCGGCCGCGCTGGCTCACAGGCTTGGGCCGACGGGGCGTGAACCCCGGGACTGGCCTCAGGACACCGGAGGGGCTGCCCCCGGCTCGGGGCGCACGGGAGCTACAGGAGGCCCCGCGGCGCCAGCAGAGGGCGCTGCGTCCACTCGACAGCCAGCAGGAGGGTGGGAGCCTTTGTAGGTCCTTCTAGAAGGGATGCCCCTAACGCCTGGGTTCTTACACTCAtcctggggaggaagaggacgTCCTCCTGGAACAAACCCCGCTCCTCTGCCTCAACCAAGCCGGTCCCGACCCTTGGTTTTCTGGAAACGAGCTCTGAGCTGAGGGCCGAGGGACTgctgggggagccctggggaagCCAGGCCCAGCACCCACTTCCCGCCTGTTCTCGGGCCTTTCTTGGGTCCTAGGAGGCATCACTCCCCTCCCGGCATAGAGGGCACGGGGCATAGAGGGCACGGAGGTCAGGAGTCCTCGAGGTCACAGAAGAGCGAGGGGCGGGGCTGAGACGCAGCAGGAGGGCAAGGTCCTGCGTGCACCAGGCTGCTCCCCGCGTGGCTCCCCATGTCCTTGGCAACCCGCCAGAGAGGCTCCGGGCCACCGCCCACTCCGGGGGACCCTTCCTGCCTGCGTCCCCATGGGCAACCTTCTAGGCCAAGGCCCGACCTGCCACCTTCTGGCTCAAAATCTCCCAGTGGCGCCCTGCTGTCCCCTGGCCTGGCCACTGCCCGGGGCAGCAAGCAGGCACAGCCGTCCTGCTGCCCAGCCGTgtgggctgcccccccccccgcagccccctcgaGAAGGGGgaccccgccccccggggcccggcCGCTGCACCTACCGAAGCCGATGAGGCCCAGCGTCTCCCCGCGGATGCGGGCGGCTCCCGAGGCGACCTCCCGGATCTGCTCGACGCTCTGCACCCGCGTGCCCTCCCGCAGCGCCTGGTACAGCCACGTGTTCCGCCGGTACAGGTTGAGGATGTGGCAGATGGTGGAGTCGGCCGTCTCCTCCACCGCGGCCGACGGGATGTTGCACACGGCGATCCCTGGAGGGGACGGGCGGCCCGCgaggtcaggctccctgggggcgGCCTCTCACCCCGACACCCCAGCCCTGctgaacccccccccccgcctccccctgtCCCGCGGCGGGCAGGAGGCTGGAAACCTGCCCTGGGGCCCGCGCAGGAACAGCAGGAACCCAGTGTGCAGCCCCCCTGCCCGGTCGTGGGCTCCAGAAGACCAGACTCCTGACGG encodes:
- the CTBP2 gene encoding C-terminal-binding protein 2 isoform X5 yields the protein MIYPVAVVLLLDPSRTFGIRPQIMNGPLHPRPLVALLDGRDCTVEMPILKDLATVAFCDAQSTQEIHEKVLNEAVGAMMYHTITLTREDLEKFKALRVIVRIGSGYDNVDIKAAGELGIAVCNIPSAAVEETADSTICHILNLYRRNTWLYQALREGTRVQSVEQIREVASGAARIRGETLGLIGFGRTGQAVAVRAKAFGFSVIFYDPYLQDGIERSLGVQRVYTLQDLLYQSDCVSLHCNLNEHNHHLINDFTIKQMRQGAFLVNAARGGLVDEKALAQALKEGRIRGAALDVHESEPFSFAQGPLKDAPNLICTPHTAWYSEQASLEMREAAATEIRRAITGRIPESLRNCVNKEFFVTTAPWSVIDQQAIHPELNGATYRYPPGIVGVAPGGLPAAMEGIIPGGIPVTHNLPTVAHPSQAPSPNQPTKHGDNREHPNEQ
- the CTBP2 gene encoding C-terminal-binding protein 2 isoform X3, which produces MLGFNFCAARGAFHLPPLAPVKTQSVFLVVKQPEGRAGSLSLGSSGGSQARLEGIRPQIMNGPLHPRPLVALLDGRDCTVEMPILKDLATVAFCDAQSTQEIHEKVLNEAVGAMMYHTITLTREDLEKFKALRVIVRIGSGYDNVDIKAAGELGIAVCNIPSAAVEETADSTICHILNLYRRNTWLYQALREGTRVQSVEQIREVASGAARIRGETLGLIGFGRTGQAVAVRAKAFGFSVIFYDPYLQDGIERSLGVQRVYTLQDLLYQSDCVSLHCNLNEHNHHLINDFTIKQMRQGAFLVNAARGGLVDEKALAQALKEGRIRGAALDVHESEPFSFAQGPLKDAPNLICTPHTAWYSEQASLEMREAAATEIRRAITGRIPESLRNCVNKEFFVTTAPWSVIDQQAIHPELNGATYRYPPGIVGVAPGGLPAAMEGIIPGGIPVTHNLPTVAHPSQAPSPNQPTKHGDNREHPNEQ
- the CTBP2 gene encoding C-terminal-binding protein 2 isoform X2; translated protein: MTALTGPGTRGVLLALRPSEKFRCSPKSPASGSPSRSPPHHLARVFTWAGAEPRRPIASRVFSRKLPRGIRPQIMNGPLHPRPLVALLDGRDCTVEMPILKDLATVAFCDAQSTQEIHEKVLNEAVGAMMYHTITLTREDLEKFKALRVIVRIGSGYDNVDIKAAGELGIAVCNIPSAAVEETADSTICHILNLYRRNTWLYQALREGTRVQSVEQIREVASGAARIRGETLGLIGFGRTGQAVAVRAKAFGFSVIFYDPYLQDGIERSLGVQRVYTLQDLLYQSDCVSLHCNLNEHNHHLINDFTIKQMRQGAFLVNAARGGLVDEKALAQALKEGRIRGAALDVHESEPFSFAQGPLKDAPNLICTPHTAWYSEQASLEMREAAATEIRRAITGRIPESLRNCVNKEFFVTTAPWSVIDQQAIHPELNGATYRYPPGIVGVAPGGLPAAMEGIIPGGIPVTHNLPTVAHPSQAPSPNQPTKHGDNREHPNEQ
- the CTBP2 gene encoding C-terminal-binding protein 2 isoform X4, translating into MALVDKHKVKRQRLDRICEGIRPQIMNGPLHPRPLVALLDGRDCTVEMPILKDLATVAFCDAQSTQEIHEKVLNEAVGAMMYHTITLTREDLEKFKALRVIVRIGSGYDNVDIKAAGELGIAVCNIPSAAVEETADSTICHILNLYRRNTWLYQALREGTRVQSVEQIREVASGAARIRGETLGLIGFGRTGQAVAVRAKAFGFSVIFYDPYLQDGIERSLGVQRVYTLQDLLYQSDCVSLHCNLNEHNHHLINDFTIKQMRQGAFLVNAARGGLVDEKALAQALKEGRIRGAALDVHESEPFSFAQGPLKDAPNLICTPHTAWYSEQASLEMREAAATEIRRAITGRIPESLRNCVNKEFFVTTAPWSVIDQQAIHPELNGATYRYPPGIVGVAPGGLPAAMEGIIPGGIPVTHNLPTVAHPSQAPSPNQPTKHGDNREHPNEQ